One segment of Triticum aestivum cultivar Chinese Spring chromosome 2A, IWGSC CS RefSeq v2.1, whole genome shotgun sequence DNA contains the following:
- the LOC123185373 gene encoding uncharacterized protein, whose protein sequence is MEPLDAALCSTVAKTVGHRVRRWSDLPQPDSLCLSASSPSRRCRVRHPRLRAAASVVPLDCCLKSLEHRRPELASWRRHHRLLHRISFTPPPSRRICPFRTVPARRRVEPMPPPLQFFFSEMQQRCIERLTTTHVGHQLGSRSGPTRLLPTDLGLAHGEGTPRPSFFPLLLG, encoded by the exons ATGGAGCCGCTGGATGCCGCCCTTTGCAGCACCGTCGCCAAGACCGTGGGCCACCGCGTTCGGAGATGGTCGGACCTGCCCCAGCCCGACAGCTTGTGCCTCTCCGCGTCCTCCCCATCCCGCCGCTGCCGCGTCCGGCATCCTCGTCTTCGCGCCGCCGCCTCTGTTGTTCCGCTCGACTGCTGCCTAAAGTCGCTG GAACACCGACGCCCCGAACTAGCATCATGGAGACGCCACCATCGCCTCCTCCACCGGATCTCCTTCACTCCGCCACCCAGCCGCCGGATCTGCCCGTTCCGGACGGTTCCCGCCCGGCGACGCGTCGAACCCATGCCTCCTCCGCTGCAGTTCTTCTTCAGCGAGATGCAGCAGCGCTGCATCGAGCGCTTGACCACCACACACGTGGGTCACCAGCTGGGCTCCAGATCAGGCCCAACGCGCCTCCTCCCCACCgacttgggcttggcccatggtgagggcACCCCGCGCCCCTCCTTTTTTCCCCTCCTGTTGGGCTAG